The following proteins are co-located in the Holophagales bacterium genome:
- a CDS encoding FtsX-like permease family protein translates to MKDYTSDRGTVFVDRRTFLAAFEDDRVDVFDVNLARGADAGRVRDAIRTKLEGRMPALVSTKREFVADVEKAIDAFYAPHAGDARPCPRRRRPRHRHSLLISVVERTREIGLLKALGAVAGRSGESVALEALAISAAALVLSLPLGTLLALFVEKTVAVAFAGWSLPHETPWLLLGQLLVALPILSAISAWVPARQAARTPVTEALEYE, encoded by the coding sequence GTGAAGGACTACACCTCGGATCGCGGCACGGTCTTCGTCGACCGCCGGACGTTTCTTGCCGCATTTGAAGACGACAGGGTCGACGTCTTCGACGTGAACCTCGCGCGCGGAGCAGACGCGGGCAGGGTCCGCGACGCCATCCGCACGAAGCTGGAGGGGCGGATGCCCGCGCTCGTCTCCACGAAGCGGGAGTTCGTGGCGGACGTCGAGAAGGCGATCGACGCCTTCTACGCCCCTCATGCAGGTGACGCTCGTCCTTGCCCTCGCCGTCGGCGTCCTCGGCATCGTCACTCCCTCCTGATCTCCGTCGTCGAACGGACACGCGAGATCGGCCTCCTGAAGGCGCTCGGCGCCGTGGCGGGCAGATCCGGAGAGAGCGTCGCCCTCGAGGCGCTCGCGATCTCCGCGGCGGCCCTCGTTCTCTCCCTGCCGCTCGGCACGCTCCTCGCCCTCTTCGTCGAGAAGACCGTCGCCGTCGCGTTTGCCGGGTGGAGCCTCCCGCACGAGACGCCGTGGCTCCTCCTGGGCCAGCTCCTCGTCGCCCTGCCGATCCTCTCGGCCATCTCCGCGTGGGTCCCTGCCCGGCAGGCGGCGCGCACGCCCGTCACGGAGGCCCTCGAGTATGAGTAG